Genomic window (Hippoglossus stenolepis isolate QCI-W04-F060 chromosome 11, HSTE1.2, whole genome shotgun sequence):
TGTATTTAAGCCTGGTTATTATCCTGTGAAGAACAGCGTAAGGAAGGGGAGGCTGTCATGTCTGAGCTGCTGAAAGACAAACCTCAGAAACGAGAGAAGAAGACGGTGAAGGTTCCCTCAGAGTCAAGTCATGGAGTCAGAGGCAAGGAAACCACAGGCAGGACTAAGGAGTGAGTAAACTGTGTAAATCACACTGGAAAGTACCATTTTATATCTTCCTTCCAACTTCAGTAAATAAACTTAGTCTGTGACTGATATCGACCATGCAAGTTTTAAACagcctttttctttattatcacTTCCCTGTAAGTCACTCAACCAGATGATGTAAACACCTCATTCTTCTGTCACCTTATTCACCCTGATCCTGTCTTTCAGCTCCATGAGTATTGTGTCATCCATTGATGAATTAGGACACCATGACGAGGCTCGTACGGTGGTGACAATGGAGAACACCTACCAGACGGGTGAGATAACGTTCCCCTCAACACTGTGCCTCTCCACCGCCATCACTAActaaagacaaaacagaaatacaatagTGACTGTTTCTCGGAGATTTGTGCTCAATCTATTGAAGCTTTTTCATTCgttcacttttctttcttcatattttcactAACCTAAGCTATCACAGCAGAAGTAAGACttgtttgtcattgtgttgtttgttttctgcaccACAGGACCTTACAAACGCTTCCCTGTCGGTGCTGTCACAGACATACTGAAGGACGTACTCACCACTTACCTCCAAGAAGAGAGATATGAAGTGGAGTGGTcccaaaaaatgacaaaaacaatatgtgaggtaaataaaaaggaaaaagctcGTTCGTGCGGCTCCTTTTGGATACCTGTGAATTTCTCTGCTTTGTCAAGCCTCATTCTTCTCCTTGGCTCTCTCAGGTGACACGAGCCCGTGTGAAGGATCTCATGATTCCCAGATATAAGGTGGTCGTCCTGGTCCACATCGGCCAGCTCACTGGGCAGAGCATGCAAATCAGCAGCCGCTGTCTGTGGGATAAATCCAACGACACCTTCGCCACCTACTCTTTCAAGAACATCTCTCTGTTTGGAATGGCAACTGTCTATGCTGTTTACTTTGAATGAATCCCTGACATTTTGAGTATTCTTtatctgtgttgtttattttgtctcgTGTATACTGACAAAACAAGATTCTTCTCAAAACCagagttcagtgttttttatttttgtcatcgTTGAAAATGAATTCACATTATTCAGACAAtgttttaaacttaattttaatgAATGACTGTGATGGCTGGATGATGAGCTCTTGTGGATGTTCCCCTCTAGCAGAGCATAGAGAGGTCACTCCGTCGACAGCCTAGTTGACAGCACACTGTTAAAAGCGCTTGGCTTTCGTCACGCCGATGACGCATCATTGCTGGAACATCTGTCGTCTTGAGGAAAGTTGGCACCCTGTTGCCTGTGAACAGATATTAAGGTTTGTTTAGCAGAAGtcaaggcttttattttgtaggttGGTTCAATTTGGTGGTTGTAACACCAAAGTTCTAAAGGCGGATGCTGTGTACTCACCGTCCGGGAAAGTGTCGTCTCCTCCCATCAGTCTTCTCCACCTGGATCCTCCACACGTGTACACCACTGCTCGCAGGAAGGCCCGACCACACAGCCTCAGTGTGTTCGCATCATCCTTTGTCTGAGCCTGCGCTGCACAGGACACCGACAGCAGCATCGCCAGCAGGAGTAAGGAACTCATGGAGCTAAAAGAAGATACTGCACCAAAAtgccaaacacacactaacactctCTGTTGATTCTCAGGAAACATCGACCCCCATCAGTCCTTTTATATCAAGTCTCTGGTGAGGTCACGAACGCTGTCCCGGGTAAATCCTGaggaaaatatgtttattatctTGTGTGACCATCATAGGCTTTTAACAGACGGATGTCACTCAGGCTGTTTGGGATGTGTGTGGGAATCTGGGCCATTGTGAGGATCACtgattaaatacaattttcatAAATGTTGAGGAAAGAAATGCACCTTTATGTCTGAACTGCAAGGTTTTTATTGCCGTGGATTTGGTAAAGTGTCTCCTAATGGATAGCTGGAGATATTCCATGTGTGACAAACTGAGGTGATGGCTCTCTACATAGCAACATAGTGGAGTGTGTTGGTCACTATCATGAACATAAATCAGTGGTTCTGAGAAGAGACGTTCAAATTACCAGTgcatttgtcaaaataaactcTGTCATGGAAAAGAGTCAACCTTTAGTATGGTCATTACTGGCCCACGTCTAAATAAAAACTAGTTTTATCATGTTTATAGCTTAAACCTTTTGATTGCCCCTCTGGTCTTTTCCACTGTATCTCTTAAAAGAGTAGATATATTGACGAATGAGATTGTGCTCCATGGTTTCTGGTGGCAGAAAACCCCAGCAACCTTCTGTACTTGTGTCATAGTGTTAAACCCTTTATCTCTCAGATTGTACAACTTTACAGAAACCCACCTTAATTTATGTAAAAGCACATAAAGT
Coding sequences:
- the LOC118117964 gene encoding dynein light chain Tctex-type 5-A-like produces the protein MSELLKDKPQKREKKTVKVPSESSHGVRGKETTGRTKDSMSIVSSIDELGHHDEARTVVTMENTYQTGPYKRFPVGAVTDILKDVLTTYLQEERYEVEWSQKMTKTICEVTRARVKDLMIPRYKVVVLVHIGQLTGQSMQISSRCLWDKSNDTFATYSFKNISLFGMATVYAVYFE
- the LOC118117341 gene encoding relaxin, translated to MSSLLLLAMLLSVSCAAQAQTKDDANTLRLCGRAFLRAVVYTCGGSRWRRLMGGDDTFPDGNRVPTFLKTTDVPAMMRHRRDESQALLTVCCQLGCRRSDLSMLC